Genomic window (Oenanthe melanoleuca isolate GR-GAL-2019-014 chromosome 1A, OMel1.0, whole genome shotgun sequence):
TAAGGGCTGACTCCGCGATTCTGCCTGCGTCGTTCCTGCCGTAGTCAGGTAAAGACAGATCTGCAAAATGCCGGAACCAGCTAAGTCCGCTCCCGCTCCTAAGAAAGGCTCTAAGAAAGCTGTCACCAAGACTCAGAAGAAAGGTGACAAGAAGCGTAGAAAGACTAGGAAGGAGAGCTACTCCATCTACGTGTACAAGGTGCTGAAGCAGGTGCACCCCGACACGGGCATCTCGTCCAAGGCCATGGGCATCATGAACTCCTTCGTCAACGACATCTTCGAGCGCATCGCCGGCGAGGCGTCGCGCCTGGCGCACTACAACAAGCGCTCCACCATCACGTCGCGGGAGATCCAGACGGCCgtgcggctgctgctgcccggcgAGCTGGCCAAGCACGCCGTGTCCGAGGGCACCAAGGCTGTCACCAAGTACACCAGCTCCAAGTAGGGCGTCTCGGACCGTCACTCTCAACCCCAAAGGCTCTTTTAAGAGCCACCCATATATTCAGTAAAAGAGTCGATCACACTGGTTCCTCTCGGTGAGTGGTACTTAAATCTGGTGGTGTTTTAGTCCCTGGGTTAGAACGTGCTGTTTAAAGATTAGGGGGAAATGCTTATCCTGTTTAAGCATCCGGAAGGATTTAGGTCGTCTTGTCTGTCCCGTTCTGACAGTTGGTCCCGCAGGTCTATAAAAAACATGTTAAGTACCTAAATTAAAGCTATTAATGGTTTCTTTATTGGTTTTAGAGTATTTATTGGTTTTAGTTGCTCACAATGACGGTTAGTCGTCCTCTTTAAATATTAGATGTAATTCTGAAGTGACTTGGCTACAAGCCACTTTGGCTTGTTTACCCGGGGATTTAGTTATTACTCTGTAACAACTAAAAGTCGATATTTAATTAATTCTATAGCGGCAAACACAGCAAATGCGTAATGTAATAGAGAATAGCCTAATTTTCTTGGTCCTAGAAATTTCGTAAGCGGTACACTTTATTAATGTATCCGACGGAGTGGAGAATTAAGAAATCCCTACGTGACAACAGAATAAGAAATTAGAAGTGATATAAGAGACTCTAGGCggggggaaattaaaaaataaaaaataaacaaaaaaagccccaaaaaccaaaaatgagCGCTTTAATGAGCCTCACGTAGCTAGGGATGCGCAGGGAAGGCTGTGTTTGGCTAAACGCCTTTTACGAAGAGGTTAAATCCTGGCTGTCCCGGGCTGAGGCCGCGAGAAAACTACTGCAGAGCCGGAGTAAAAACTCCGCGTCTGCTGGCGGGCTGCAGCCTTGGGAGCGCTCCGGGCCATCGCCATTCCCGCTCTGCAGGGCGGAGCTGCGGGATTAGAGGACAGGGAGCGGAGCTGCTCCCGCGGAAGGAGGGCGGGCGGTGCGGAGCGGGAAGCTGCTGCCCCCCCGTCCCCCCCTCACCGCCTCACAACGCGCGGGATTTTCAAACTCTGCCCCTGGCCAATGGCAGCCGTCCCTTGGCTCTGGCCAATCACAGCGCGCTGGCGGCTATAAATATCGGCCGCTGTGGCCGCTTATCGCTCAGTGTTCTTTCGCTTTCCTGCCGCGGCTGTTGTGTGAGCGATGGCTCGTACGAAGCAGACGGCGCGTAAGTCGACGGGCGGGAAGGCGCCCCGCAAGCAGCTGGCCACCAAGGCTGCCCGCAAGAGCGCGCCGGCCACGGGCGGCGTCAAGAAGCCGCACCGCTACCGGCCCGGCACGGTGGCGCTGCGCGAGATCCGGCGCTACCAGAAGTCCACGGAGCTGCTGATCCGCAAGCTGCCCTTCCAGCGCCTGGTGCGCGAGATCGCGCAGGACTTCAAGACCGACCTGCGCTTCCAGAGCTCGGCCGTCATGGCGCTGCAGGAGGCCAGCGAGGCCTACCTGGTGGGGCTCTTCGAGGACACCAACCTGTGCGCCATCCACGCCAAGCGCGTCACCATCATGCCCAAGGACATCCAGCTGGCCCGCCGCATCCGCGGCGAGCGCGCATAAACTGCTGGCAAACGGAGACTTCTGATCAGCGAAAACCCAAAGGCTCTTTTAAGAGCCACCACCACGTCACTTAAAGAGCTGTAAATTCCTACTTACAGGTAAAAAGTTACGCTTTTCGCAGGCAGCGACATTTCACGTCTCAAGTAAGTACCAAACAGCGTGTAAGTCGTGTTTCGTAGGAACTCGATACTGCATTTTCACCAAACTCTTGTGCAGTTAATTCTTCTGAAGTTCTTTTCTGTAAGAAATGTTTGTTTAGGGTGGGAAACTGCTTCCTACGCATTTTGTCTACTTTTTTGTGCTTAAGAAACATCTTGCCATTGAATAGGAAGATACCCACTTGAAATATGAGTTTAAAGTCTTTGTATCCGTCTTTAAATCATTTGGTGATACTATTTAAATTTGTAAAGGAAGAAACTTATAAAATCCTTgtcttcagaaaaattaaaaatcagtctAAATGCATCCTGTGTACTGTAAATGTTAtgctgcctttattttcctcGTTTAATTTCGCGGTTTTTCAGATTGCTTTGTTCTGCTAGCAGCAATATTATATCCTGGTCCCCCcccgctttttttttttttttttggttttttttttggttttttttttttttttgtttgtttgtttttgttttggagggCTCGTGGGGCTCTTTGTTTTACTGAAGGTCCTAAAGCTCCTCTCCACCTCCCCGTGAAGCGCTCTCTCTCAGTACTTTCCTCAGTGCTTTATCCGTCCTGGTTGACGATTGGATGTCCTTCAGGCATTTTCAATCCACCTCCAGCACTATTTATTCCCGAGATAAATGTATTTCCAACAGCGGGAGAaggggatgtgtgtgtgggATGTAAAGGGGAGGCAAGGATGTTTTCTGAGTCCTTTTTCCAGGTGGTGCGTTCCTTGCTTGGTGTCTAGAAAATGACCCTAGTGAACATCTTTAGTGGTTTTAGGCTGCACCAATTTTCTGTCAATGAGGCTCTCCGATTTGTTAGTTGCCACAGAGGAAGTGTTTTCTAAGAAATATCTGTGCTTGAAAACAGGTTTagagtaatttttaattgagGCTCTTCCCTATTTGTCGTGTTCAGTGATTTTTGTGAACCTACctggaaaacagatttctcCCTTACTGTAAATTCAGTCACACACACCCTCTTGTTCTCCTAGTAAATAGATCTGTAGTCGCTAGAAAAATGtacatttctaaaattatttcgGACTTTACGACTcctttatgtattttaatacGGCAGGTAGTTTTTGTAATTATTGGGAATTATGTCGATGCTACAAATGAAAACCTGTGGCTTTAAAAGTGGATCGAGCTAGACACAGCTTTCATTTAAACTGGCAAACAAGGGGCCACTGAGAAATTATTAGAGTAAATATTTCTCCTGGAAACCTGAGATTGCAAGGCTCTTGGTTTACTGTTAACTGCTGATGAGCTTCATTTTaggaatatttctttctctgtgtcaGAAACTTGGACTCTGCAGCAAAATCTGGCCAATCGAGCGCCTCGGctccattttctctcctctgtttttctctctttcagccattttctgtttctgagccCCGGAGGCTtaaaagggagggggaaaagcaTCGGGAGTAGTGCTTTGGGAATTAAAAAGTCTATGCTGAGATTTATTCATCCCCCCAGATTTGTTCATTGACATAGGACTTGTGTTTTTCCGAAcggattttttttcttcccgTAGATTACCACCGGGATTGCGGAAATGAATTTTAGAGAGAGCAAACTCATTTCATGTTACTGAGACGGCCGAAGATCTGTCTACCTGGAGCTGTTTGCATCTGCTTAtcataataaaacaaattattaaatCAAGTAAAATAGCTTCTTCTAATACTTTAGAAgatgttttgtattttatataagCCATCGATCAGAGTAGTTACATTTCAGCAAAATGTAGCATCAGAAATGATactgtttggtttggttttgggctTTTTGGAATattcaagaaagaaattatttttgagcGGCGAGACAGGGAAATAGGTTTTATTTGCCTTAATCTCTTGTTATTTCTCCTCTAGTCTTATGAAGACTTCATACTGTTTTGCTAAATTACGTTATTTGGATTTACTCAGAGGGAGTTGTGagcttgaattaaaaaaaaaaaaaaaaaaaccactaattTCATCAGCTGAGAAAGAAAGATGTGCAATGCACAGGTAACTTAGTGCACGATTCCCTAATCCAAGTGAGAACAAAAGTGGAGGTTCCTCTGGTGCAAGCAAGGTTCAGctgcatttctttgctttttgcagGGGAACCTGAGATAAAAGAATGCTGCCCAGTCAGAGCTGGATGTGAGCAAGacctctgtgctgagcagctgaggaTTGGCTtgagagctgctgtttgcaatCAAGGTGCTTTTGCAGGTGATTTTAGATGATCTGGCTAGGACTCCTCCTGGCCCTTTAGCCATCCTTCATGGATGAGCCGGCTCAAATTAAAATCATGGCTTGAAAGAATGTTCTTATCAGTCCAGTGGGTAAAACAGAGCCTAGCTACTGATATCCTGGTGAAAAACTTCATTTCATCCAAATACATAGAATGTTAGATTACAGCATCTTTCTAGAACAAAAATACTTCAATCAGTCCTATTTGACAGCTATTAGTTTCTTTAACAATCTGAACAGAGATATATACATATGAAATCAATGTTTAATTTGAATTAACTATtgtaatgtaaatattttatgaatgTGGTTTCCATGCAGCCAGTATGCAAGGTAGGTCCtaaacacattttcattttcaaatccTTCTTGTGGGCTTCTTCACAGTCTGAATCACCTGTTGGTTGCAGTCCTCAGTAACCAGCAAGAGAGAAGTTTGAACTctgccagtgcagctctgctccagccctgccctgctgcatcattgcctctcttctctctcttgaGTCATATTTTATCTTCAAGATGGGTTTCAGCATGTTTCAGATGATAGTTGTGCAACAACATCATCACAACAATATAAACTTTTATTAAGATATCATATATTAGAAAGTATTTTGTCAGCTACTCCTGTTATGGAATTAATTTCACTGGCCACAATAACAGTGGGTCCTGATCAGTCTGATCCTAGGATGCTGCTGATTACTGCACTTTTCCAAGTTAAGGTTTCCAGTGTGTCTTTTATTTGTTCTCAGGTTCCAGCTTGAGCTGGGTGGATATGTAGAGTGACCACTACACCAAAAATTAACCTTCAATCCCACACAGGCCACCCAACACTCACCTCCCAAGCCCATCACTTGCTTCTGGTCCTTTGtctctgttctttgtttttttgggagactgtttgtgtttttcatcTGACATTACCTCAATTCTTGAAGTTGTTTCCTTGGTCCTTCCTTacctttttcattctgttttggGCAAGTTGTAGGTAAGCATCATTAGCTTTTATTTTGGTCAGCCCTTGTAGCCTACTGCTACAactgctccagccactgctgtTATACCACATTAATACATCATTAGAATATGGAGAATgcaattaatgaaaatttaCTGTATAAGACTATGAAGTAACACGAGGTGGAAAGCTCTGTTCTCAGTGAAGCTCTTATGGCAATACCAGGGTTTAGTAGTAAAAAGACAACAAATTAAAAGAGCATTATTATATGTAAAAACAATGCAAACAGAGTTTGAATTAAACCCATTTGTACAGAAATAATGTGCACTGTGGTGGCAAAGAGCAAGTCAAGGGCAGCATGGTCCTGCCCCAACACTGCTCCCTCCTCACCTTTCCCATCTGGGTCACCTGGGGGCTTTCTCAAGGTTTCATGTATTGACAATGTTCGGTTCCATATCTGTTTCCCTGTCCTTCATGTTCTTTTACCCTTCAGCACTATGAGGTTTTGCTAGTTCATTAACATGAAGATGCTTTTTTTAATGGGCTTCATCACTTTGTCTTTACACATCAGCCAAGTCTGTACTATGTGTTGCCATCTATTCTCACGTGATGGTTAAATGTAGTTAAGATATTAAAAAACTAATTATATATTCTCTGTGTCCTTATTGCTTCTCTTCATTTTATTCTTGCTCATCACTATCTATTTGTGAAGATCTTCCATTTTATTGAATACTGTCCCCATACCACGAATATTTGATGTATTTGTATCCCTTTCTCTTTGCATatggatttttacttttttatgcTATTCCAAGCACAGCACTTATCCATCCAGATGGATCTGTAAACTATACAAAATTTTGGCCTTTAAGAACCTCAAATTATAATGCCATCAATTGGAAAGTAACTGATCCAGGatataattttctgaaagtgtTCCATATGATCCCAT
Coding sequences:
- the LOC130267130 gene encoding histone H2B 8 — encoded protein: MPEPAKSAPAPKKGSKKAVTKTQKKGDKKRRKTRKESYSIYVYKVLKQVHPDTGISSKAMGIMNSFVNDIFERIAGEASRLAHYNKRSTITSREIQTAVRLLLPGELAKHAVSEGTKAVTKYTSSK
- the LOC130267109 gene encoding histone H3-like, whose protein sequence is MARTKQTARKSTGGKAPRKQLATKAARKSAPATGGVKKPHRYRPGTVALREIRRYQKSTELLIRKLPFQRLVREIAQDFKTDLRFQSSAVMALQEASEAYLVGLFEDTNLALSVLMSGRGKGGKGLGKGGAKRHRKVLRDNIQGITKPAIRRLARRGGVKRISGLIYEETRGVLKVFLENVIRDAVTYTEHAKRKTVTAMDVVYALKRQGRTLYGFGG